The Pseudomonas sp. FP2309 genomic sequence GATCTACCTCAACAGCGCCGGCGCCGAACTGCGCCAGGCCCAGCGCTTCGTGTTCCCCGGCGTCAACGTCACTGCTTTTGACGGCAACGACAGCCAGACCCGCACCCTCGGCGGCACGAACTTCGGCCAGCAAGGCGGTTTTAATGTGATCAGCCGCTTCGGCCTGATCGGTGCCGCGCCACGGGTGGCCGACGAAGCCCTGCAACTGCTGCTGGCGCCGAACACGCCCCAAGGCCCGCGCGACCTGCTGCTGATGCCCGACCAGATGATCCTGCAGATCCACGAGTCCATTGGCCACCCGCTGGAGCTGGACCGCATCCTCGGTGACGAGCGCAACTACGCCGGCACCAGTTTTGTGAAGGCCAGCGACTTCGGCCATCTGCAATACGGCTCCGAGCTGCTCAACGTGACCTTCGACCCGGACATCCCCGAGCAACTCGCCAGCTACAGCCATGACGACGACGGCACCCCTGCCAGCAAACAGTTCCTGATTCGCGAAGGGCTGCTGCTCAAGCCGCTGGGCGGGGCGCTGTCGCAATTTCGCGCAGGCATGAGCGGCGTGGCCAACAGCCGCGCCAGCAGTTGGAACCGTCCACCGATCGACCGCATGGCCAACCTGAATATCGAAGCGGGTGACAAAAGCTTCGCGCAACTGGTGGGCGGCATCGAACACGGCATCCTGATGTCGACCAACCGTTCGTGGTCCATTGATGACGCGCGCAACAAATTCCAGTTCGGCTGCGAATGGGGCCAGTTGATCGAAAACGGTGAACTCAAAGGCGTGGTGAAGAACCCCAACTATCGGGCGATTTCCGCCCAGTTCTGGCGCAACCTCAGCGCCGTGGGCGACGCCAGCACCTTCCAGGTGTTGGGCACGCCGAACTGCGGCAAGGGCGAACCCAACCAGGTCATCCGCGTGGGCCACGCCTCGCCGGCCTGTGTGTTCAGCAACGTCGACGTATTCGGGGGAGATGCCTGATGAACACATTCAAGGCACTGGTGGACTGGCTCAAGCACGCCATCACCGACAACGAGCAGTTTCATCTGGGCTACGCGGCCGAAGCGTCCGAGTTCGTGCGGTTCAACCATGCCAAGGTGCGCCAGGCCGGACAGGTGCAACAGGCCAGCCTCACCCTCAAGCTGATCAACGACGGGCGCCACGCCGACCTCGGCATCACCCTGGCCGGCGAACCCGAGCTGGACCGCCAGCGCCTCGCCGCAGGTTTGCAGCAACTGCGCGAGACCTTGCCCTTGCTGCCCCAAGACCCCTACCTGTTGCTCAACCCCACCGCCTGGCAGAGCAACAACGAACAGGCCCGGCCGTTGCCCGACATCACCACAGTGCTGGATGCCATCAGCGAAGCGGCAGACGGTGTCGATCTGGTCGGCATCTACGCGGCCGGCCCGATCAGCCGTGGGTTCGCCAGTTCATCAGGCGCATTCGGCTGGCACCAGGCCAATAGCTTCAACTTCGACTTCAGCCTGTTCCACGCCAATGGCGAAGCCGTTAAAGCCAGCTACGCCGGGCACACCTGGGACAGCGCCGAGTTCGCCGCGCGCCTGCAGCAGGCGCGCGAGCAACTGACGTTTCTCGACCGCCCGCTGCACCCCTTGCCGCCCGGACAATACCGCGCCTACCTGGCACCGGCCGCGCTGGAAGAAATCATCAGCATCATCACCTGGGGCGGGTTCTCCGCCCAGGCCATCGCCAGCAAAGGCAGTTCGCTGCAACGCCTGTACGCCGCAGAGCAACAGCTGAGCCCGCTGGTGACGGTGACCGAGCAGATCAGCGGGTCGTTGAGCCAGGCGTTCTCCACGGAGGGCTACCCACGCAGTGATGTCACGCTGATCAACGCCGGCAAGGCCGACGGCCAACTGGTGAACTCACGCAGCGCCGCCGAATACGGCCTCAGTGCCAACGGCGCCAGCGGCGACGAATCCCCCAGCGCCCTGCAGATGGCGGCGGGCAACCTGGCCCAGGCCGATATCCTCAAGCAACTGGGCACCGGGCTGTACATCAGCAACCTGTGGTACCTGAACTACTCCGACCTGCCGGCCGCACGCCTGACCGGCATGACGCGCTTTGCCACGTTCTGGGTCGAAGACGGCGAGATCAAGGCGCCGGTCAGCACCATGCGTTTTGATGACAGCGTGTACAGCTTGCTCGGTTCGCAATTGGAGGCCCTGACCGCTGAGCGAGAGCTGTTGCTGTCGGCCAGCACCTACGGGCAACGCAACACCGCGTCCAACTTATTGCCGGGGGCCTTGGTCAAGCGCCTTACATTGACCCTCTGACCCTGTTTCGCCTGTAGGCGCTCCACCGCCTACAGGCGATTCCCATCGCCCCCGACGAACCTTCGCTGACTCCACCCGTTGGTCATTGGGCCTGTTGTCCCGCTCCAGATTCCCCTTTATAAAGGCTAGCGGCGTAACGCCATTCAACCCGCGTGCCCGCACGTGATGCACGACCTTGCCTGGATTAGGCAAGCTGGAGCGTTGACATGAACCATGGAAGTTTTGTCATAGAAAAGCTGTTCAAGCACTACAACGTTCACGTGGAGAGACTGGGCCACGACCCGCAAAAGAAGACGGTGCTGATGGTCAATGGCGCACTGTCCACCACGCGTTCCTTCGCCCGCACCAGCAAATGCCTGGCCGAGCATTTCAATGTGCTGCTGTTCGATTTGCCCTTCTCCGGCTATTCCCGCGAATACAACATCGACCTGGAGCTGGTGACCAAGGACGACGAAGTGCAGATGCTGCGCGCGCTGGTGGAGCGCTTTGAGGTCAACCACTTGGTATCGGCCTCCTGGGGCGGCATCTCGACACTGCTGACCCTGGCGCACAACCCGCCGTCGATCGAGAGCTCGGTGGTGATGGCGCTGGCGCCGAACCTCAATCAGGCGATGCTCGACTACGTGGAGCGCGTGCGTGTGCTGATCGAGGCCGACGACAAATCCGCTGTCGGCCATCTGCTCAACGAGACGGTCGGCAAATACCTGTCGCCACGGCTCAAGCGCAATAACCACCGCCACCTGTCCAACATGGCCACCACCGAATATCGCCAGGCCCGCTTCCACATCCACCAGGTGCTGGCGATGGGGGATGGCAACTACCTGCCGGCGCTGCGCCAGATCGAAACGCCAGTGCACTTCCTCAACGGCAGCCTGGATGAATACACCCCAGCCGCCGAGGCCCTGTTGTTCAAAAGCTACGTGGGGCGCAGCAGCTTCGCCGTGGCCGAACACACTGGCCATCTGCTTGATCTGGAGTCCCGCGAAGCGGCCTTGGCGGTGCACCGCGCGCTATTGAATTTCCTGGTGGGCGAGCACGCGGCGCTGTCGGAATTAGACGAACCGCCAGTGGGAAAAGGCGGGACGAATGGCGCATAATCGCCAACACATAGCTTGCTAACAAAGGGATCCCATGCCGAACGCCCCGCTCGATGCCAAGACCGCCCGCTGGCTGCCCTGGGTGGTGGCGATTGCCTTCTTCATGCAGTCGCTGGATGGGACGATCCTGAATACGGCACTGCCGGCGATGGCCCAGGACCTCGCGGAAAACCCGCTGCGCATGCAAGGGGTGATCATCGCCTACATGCTCACCGTCGCCTTGCTGATACCGGCATCAGGCTGGATCGCCGACCGCTTCGGCACCAAAAAAATCTTCTTTAGCGCGATCATGCTGTTCAGCATCGGCTCCTTGCTGTGCGCCCTGTCCAGCAGCTTGACCATGCTGGTGGGCGCAAGGGTGGTCCAGGGCCTGGGCGGCGCGTTGATGCTGCCGGTCGGGCGACTTGTGGTGCTGCGCGCCTACCCCCGCTCCGAACTGGTACGGATCATGGGCTTCATCACCATCCCCGGCCTGCTCGGTCCGTTGCTCGGCCCGACCACGGGTGGCTGGATGGTGCAATACCTGACCTGGCACTGGATCTTCCTGATCAACCTGCCAGTGGGCATGATCGGTTGCTACGCCGTGTGGAAATTCATCCCCGACCTTCGCGGCAGCGAACGCACGCGCTTCGATGGCGCGGGCTTCCTACTGTTTGGCGCGGCGATGGTGCTGATCACCATCGCCATGGAGGGTCTGGGCGAACTGCACCTGCCGCACTTGCGGGTGATGTTGCTGCTGTTCGGTGGGCTGGCGTGCCTGGCCGCGTACTGGCTGCGCGCCGGGCATATCGACAACCCGCTGTTCTCGCCGGCGCTGTTCAAGACGCGCACGTTTGCCGTGGGCATTCTGGGCAACCTGTTCGCCCGCCTGGGCAGCGGCGCGCTGCCGTTCCTGGTGCCGCTGCTGCTGCAGGTGGCGTTGGGTTATTCGCCCTCGGAGGCCGGCATGAGCATGCTGCCCCTGGCGGCGGCGGCGATGCTCGCCAAGTCCGTGGCGCGGCCGCTGATCGAGCGCCTGGGTTACCGTGTGGTGCTCACCGGCAACACCTTGGCGCTGGGGATCATGCTGGCGAGCATGGGGCTGGTCAGCGAGCACACGCCCTACCCGTTGCTGTTAGCGATGCTGGCGGTGCTGGGGGCGATCAACTCCCTGCAATTTACCGCGATGAATACCGTGACCCTGATCGACCTCGACGACGCCCAGGCCAGCAGCGGCAACAGTTTGCTGTCGGTGGTGGCGCAACTGTCCCTGAGCCTGGGCGTGGCCTGTGCCGGCGCGCTGCTCGGCGGCTTTACGGCGGAGTCCGGCAATGACGGCGTGAGCACCGTGCTCGGCGCCTTCCAACTGACCTTCCTCACGGTGGGCATCATGGCGATGCTGGCGGCGGCGATCTTCCTGCAACTGTCGCCAAAAGACGGCAAACGCGCGGCCAGCCCGGAGCAGCATATTGAGCATTGAAGCAGCTGCACGCTTCAACTTGTAAGCTTCAAGCCTGGGGCTTGCCGCTGATAACTTGCCGCTGGCCCCCTACTCCTCGTCGAGAACATACAAAGAAACCCAAGGGGGCCTGCTACACTGCGCGACATTTTGTTTTGCAGAGCCAGTCCCGTGACTACGATCGCCACCGCTTTTAATACTTTGCCCCTGTCCGCCGCCATGCTGGCTAACCTCGACTCGCTGGGTTATGTCGAGATGACGCAGATCCAGGCGCAAAGCTTGCCGGTGATCCTCAAAGGGCTGGACCTGATTGCCCAGGCCAAGACCGGCAGCGGCAAAACCGCTGCATTCGGTATCGGCCTGTTGAACCCGATCAACCCGCGTTACTTCGGCTGCCAGGCGCTGGTCATGTGCCCCACCCGTGAGCTGGCCGACCAGGTCGCCAAGGAAATCCGTCGCCTGGCCCGCGCCGAAGACAACATCAAGGTATTGACCCTGTGCGGCGGCGTGTCCCTCGGGCCACAGATCGCCTCGCTGGAACACGGCGCCCACGTAATCGTCGGCACGCCGGGCCGCATCCAGCAACACCTGCGCAAGGGTTCGCTGGTGCTCGACGGCTTGAATACGCTGATTCTCGACGAAGCCGACCGCATGCTCGACATGGGCTTTTACGACGCCATCGAAGACATCATCAGCAAGACCCCGCCACGCCGCCAGACCCTGCTGTTCTCGGCCACGTACCCGGTGAGCATCAAGCAACTGGCGTCCAAGTTCATGCGCGCGCCGCAACAAGTGAAGGCCGAAGCGTTCCACTCCGACGACCAGATCGAGCAGCGCTTTTACGAGATCTCGCCAGAAGAGCGCATGGAAGCGGTGACCAAGGTCCTGGCGCACTTCCGCCCGGCCTCCTGCGTGGCGTTCTGCTTTACCAAGCAGCAAGTGCAGGAAACCGTGGATCACCTGACGTCCAAGGGCATTTCCGCCGTTGGCCTGCATGGCGACCTGGAACAGCGCGACCGTGACCAGGTG encodes the following:
- a CDS encoding alpha/beta fold hydrolase; amino-acid sequence: MNHGSFVIEKLFKHYNVHVERLGHDPQKKTVLMVNGALSTTRSFARTSKCLAEHFNVLLFDLPFSGYSREYNIDLELVTKDDEVQMLRALVERFEVNHLVSASWGGISTLLTLAHNPPSIESSVVMALAPNLNQAMLDYVERVRVLIEADDKSAVGHLLNETVGKYLSPRLKRNNHRHLSNMATTEYRQARFHIHQVLAMGDGNYLPALRQIETPVHFLNGSLDEYTPAAEALLFKSYVGRSSFAVAEHTGHLLDLESREAALAVHRALLNFLVGEHAALSELDEPPVGKGGTNGA
- a CDS encoding TldD/PmbA family protein, giving the protein MFDHHATLKQHFSALRTRADFFSLRYVRESGQYLSVRKNVAEPPHLSHDEGAMLTVRLNGVEAYAATHDISLSGLQAALERAEQQARRILPHALLDLREQPVSSDVADYLSPDLDQPFPSLSDCYQLLGDECAAVPKDERLVSWDVSLGLTHVEQIYLNSAGAELRQAQRFVFPGVNVTAFDGNDSQTRTLGGTNFGQQGGFNVISRFGLIGAAPRVADEALQLLLAPNTPQGPRDLLLMPDQMILQIHESIGHPLELDRILGDERNYAGTSFVKASDFGHLQYGSELLNVTFDPDIPEQLASYSHDDDGTPASKQFLIREGLLLKPLGGALSQFRAGMSGVANSRASSWNRPPIDRMANLNIEAGDKSFAQLVGGIEHGILMSTNRSWSIDDARNKFQFGCEWGQLIENGELKGVVKNPNYRAISAQFWRNLSAVGDASTFQVLGTPNCGKGEPNQVIRVGHASPACVFSNVDVFGGDA
- the dbpA gene encoding ATP-dependent RNA helicase DbpA, with the translated sequence MLANLDSLGYVEMTQIQAQSLPVILKGLDLIAQAKTGSGKTAAFGIGLLNPINPRYFGCQALVMCPTRELADQVAKEIRRLARAEDNIKVLTLCGGVSLGPQIASLEHGAHVIVGTPGRIQQHLRKGSLVLDGLNTLILDEADRMLDMGFYDAIEDIISKTPPRRQTLLFSATYPVSIKQLASKFMRAPQQVKAEAFHSDDQIEQRFYEISPEERMEAVTKVLAHFRPASCVAFCFTKQQVQETVDHLTSKGISAVGLHGDLEQRDRDQVLAMFANRSTSVLVATDVAARGLDIDSLDMVINVELARDSEIHIHRVGRTGRAGETGIAISLVAPSEAHRAQAIEQLQKSPLNWDQLDNLKPQSGGPLLPVMSTLCIAAGRKDKVRPGDILGALTGDAGIPGAQVGKIAIFDFQAFVAVERGIAKQALQRLNDGKIKGRSLRVRIL
- a CDS encoding TldD/PmbA family protein; this translates as MNTFKALVDWLKHAITDNEQFHLGYAAEASEFVRFNHAKVRQAGQVQQASLTLKLINDGRHADLGITLAGEPELDRQRLAAGLQQLRETLPLLPQDPYLLLNPTAWQSNNEQARPLPDITTVLDAISEAADGVDLVGIYAAGPISRGFASSSGAFGWHQANSFNFDFSLFHANGEAVKASYAGHTWDSAEFAARLQQAREQLTFLDRPLHPLPPGQYRAYLAPAALEEIISIITWGGFSAQAIASKGSSLQRLYAAEQQLSPLVTVTEQISGSLSQAFSTEGYPRSDVTLINAGKADGQLVNSRSAAEYGLSANGASGDESPSALQMAAGNLAQADILKQLGTGLYISNLWYLNYSDLPAARLTGMTRFATFWVEDGEIKAPVSTMRFDDSVYSLLGSQLEALTAERELLLSASTYGQRNTASNLLPGALVKRLTLTL
- the mdtD gene encoding multidrug transporter subunit MdtD; translation: MPNAPLDAKTARWLPWVVAIAFFMQSLDGTILNTALPAMAQDLAENPLRMQGVIIAYMLTVALLIPASGWIADRFGTKKIFFSAIMLFSIGSLLCALSSSLTMLVGARVVQGLGGALMLPVGRLVVLRAYPRSELVRIMGFITIPGLLGPLLGPTTGGWMVQYLTWHWIFLINLPVGMIGCYAVWKFIPDLRGSERTRFDGAGFLLFGAAMVLITIAMEGLGELHLPHLRVMLLLFGGLACLAAYWLRAGHIDNPLFSPALFKTRTFAVGILGNLFARLGSGALPFLVPLLLQVALGYSPSEAGMSMLPLAAAAMLAKSVARPLIERLGYRVVLTGNTLALGIMLASMGLVSEHTPYPLLLAMLAVLGAINSLQFTAMNTVTLIDLDDAQASSGNSLLSVVAQLSLSLGVACAGALLGGFTAESGNDGVSTVLGAFQLTFLTVGIMAMLAAAIFLQLSPKDGKRAASPEQHIEH